Below is a genomic region from Silurus meridionalis isolate SWU-2019-XX chromosome 1, ASM1480568v1, whole genome shotgun sequence.
CAGAGTTGACTTGAAAAGCTGATCCAAAGATCTGATCAAAGATTCAACCCAAAGAGCTGACACAAAGATTAGATTCAATGATCTGACCCAAAGATCCGACCCAAATATCTGACTCAAATCGCTGACTCAAAGAACCAAATCAAAGAGCTCACTCAAAGAGCTGACTCGAAGTGCTGCCTTAAAGATCCTTTCCAAAGAGCTGACTCAAAGATCCAACTTAAAAAGCTGACACAAAATCTGACCCAAAGATTTGACCAAAATATCTGACTCAAAGAACTGATTTAGAGATCTGTCTCAGAGAGCTGAATTTAAAGATCTGATTTAATAAGCTAACTCAGAGAGCTGACTCAAAGTGCTGACTCAATAAGCTGCCCTAAAGATCCGTTCCAAAGATTTGACTCAAAAATCCATTCCAGAGAGTTGACTCTATGTGCCAACTCAATGAGCTGATTCAAAGACCTGACTTAAAGAGCTAATTTAAAGATCCGTCTCCAAGAGCTGACTCAAAGTGCTGATTCAGTAATGTGACTCAGAGAGCTGACTCGAAGTGCTGAATCAAAGAACTTAAACAAAAATTCATGTACAGtttgattttttaaattctttattcATACCATTTTGTCCCAAGAACATGCAAAAAACCTGGTGtgtttctctgtatgtgtaggACAGCGATCGTCCAGacctcagtaacttcatggagaGCGGCGAGTGGGTGATGAAGGACTACCGCAGCTGGAAACACTGGGTTTATTATGCATGTTGTCCAGACACGCCATATCTGGACATCACCTATCACTTCCTGATGCTGAGACTGCCGCTGTACTTCATCGTGAACGTCATCATACCCTGCATGCTCTTCTCCTTCCTCACGGGCCTCGTCTTCTACCTGCCCACCGACTCTGGTAGCCCTGTGTACTGGTGTATGTATGAACTTAAACATCTAATTTTAGCTAAATAGTGCTcaattgcgtgtgtgtgtgtgtgtgtaggtgagaagatgaCCCTTAGTATCTCTGTCCTGCTGTCTCTCACCGTGTTCCTCCTGGTGATCGTCGAGCTGATCCCGTCCACCTCCAGCGCCGTCCCACTCATCGGCAAATACATGCTGTTCACCATGATCCTCGTCATtgcctccatcatcatcaccgtcATCGTCATCAATACGCACCACCGCTCGCCCAGCACACACACCATGTCTCCTTGGGTCCGCAAGGTATCTATCCAGAGATTCAGataatgccttttttttctcaaactcgAACCtgagtgttttctctctctgtgccaCAGATCTTCATCGACACCATTCCGAACTTCATGTTCTTCTCCTCCATGAAGCGGCCGTCTCAGGAGCGCAAAGACAGGCGGCTTTCTCGCGCCGACTTCGACATCTCAGACATCTCAGGAAAACCCGCTCCCACCTCCGTTACCTTCCAGTCGCCCCTCACCAAAAACCCGGAGGTGCAGAGCGCCATTGAGGGCGTCAAATACATCGCTGAGACCATGAGGAGCGACGAAGTGTTCAACAACGTAAGAGAAATCTTTCTGTTCCTCATTATCTCAGTTGATGTATCGTTTTTGCACgtttcctctccttcttcttctcctttttgggattttttcccccccagattttttaattttagactCAATTAGACTTCATTGGAAGTTCCCTTGTTCAGAACCATGCCAAAAGTCGTCCTCTCCTCTACAGCTTTTCCTCTTTCAACGATCTCTGGTTCATTCCTAATCCCCTCGTCTCCCACAGGCTGCTGAGGAGTGGAAGTTTGTCGCCATGGTCCTGGATCACATTCTGCTCTGCGTCTTCATGGCCGTGTGTATCATCGGCACAGCGGGAGTCTTCGTCGGACGCCTCTTTGAGCTCAACATGCTGTAAGCAACGGGAGAACGACCGGGGAGGCCTGAAGTAAAGCCAGGGGCTGGAGTTTAGCTTGGAACTTCCATCACAAAGCTCCCTGCTGGGCTGCTTTGGTAACGAAGTCTGCCTGGTGCTCGATTCTGAAGACGCCTTGTTTACTGCTGAAAGCTCAGATACCGTGCCATAGTGATTTTTCACAGGtcggaaagaaagaaaatccatCCTGAACCTCCTGAATTTGAATCAATCGTTTTTCACCGATTTCATTTGTGCTGACATTCATGAGATCTCTTTCGTTGAAATGTTTCtcatatttgaattttttaaaattagtatatatatatatgattattcatattatattattgtgaaTTCTATTATATTTAGCAAAATCCAGAACGAGCACTAACCAGAAGAAGAGAACAAACAAATCCTTCACATATAAACACGCAGTATAGTGAATAGAggaaattttaaatttttttaaaagcatactAAACCATTTTTTCTCTTCAAAAAAGTCCCAAAAATGTGTCTTTTTGACTCAAAAAGGAACAAATGGGTTACGATCAAAGTTCCCAGAGATTGTTAGTTGGGCAATCAGAAAACAGAAGCCTAACATTTCCACAAAACAGAATTTTCTTTCACAGCTACAATTGTACTTTACTGAACAGgcagctgtatatatatatatatatatatatatatatatatatatatatatatatatatatatatatatctaggCTGTGAGACTCCAGTAAATTGGACCGATTGTTGtagtcaagaaaaaaaaaacatgatcataAACCTGCGAATGGACAATTTCTGGATTGGACAGAACCcaaatagtttttccaggttacCATCAGCAGCATTACAATTATCACATGTCAAGAAGAATAAAATGAGTTCAGCTCGGTTTTTAAATACTGATGTCTCTGTAGTGCTTTATGAACATGCTGGTGTGTTGAATTGATTAGGCATGAATGTACAGATAAAAAGGCGGTCGTCCCAATCGGGCGCAAAAATTGCGATTTTTAGGTAAAGGACGACTCATTATtcaatttcttcatttttttaaatttctttaatttttttttagttctaaaatgcattataatatttcttctttcttgTTTTGAACTTTTATTTTCACCTGATGCAGCGGCGCTTTATTATGTCCAAAGACCTGTGCTCAAAGACCTGTCATTTCGACGTCTTGACTATTTTTCGCTTGTAAATCCGTCGTCTAGGACTTCAGTGCAGGACAATCTTTAACTTCTCACAGAAATCATGGAAACACACAGCACATATTCCTATACAAAACATGTTTCAGGGTGAAAAGTTCTTTTAATGctgcagatttcttttttaaattgtttattggtATCATGTTTCTATATCGGCAGTTCTTGGTATTGGTATGACCACGGATATGTCACATGATCTGTCCGTGCTAAGAAATAAAGGCATGCGAAGTTGCCTGAAGCACTGTGAGCTGTGTGTTGACCGAGCGTGTGAACAGTTTCCTGATTCtggttaaaatatttataggTGACAGACACTGATGATGCTTTAAGTTTGTGTCTTTATGCTGCCTCATGAACTTTTCTGTAAAAGCCTTAAGATTTACAAAGGCAGATACGGAAagatttatcttttttaatgctttttctgACTTGTTTGCCAGTTTGCATGTAtgcatttgtaatgtttttattatatttttaacaaaaactgTACTCATTAGCAGGAGCACAGTCCAGTTAAATAGGACAATGGTGGGATTTCGAATTGTCATGAGTGGGGTTGAATGTCATAGAATCAAACACAGTTACACTCCATTATGAAACTTTCCACTGAGTGTGTTGGACTTGTTGCTTTTCGTTTTTCCACATGACAACTTGATTTTATCCAGGTCATGTTTTTAATGCAGACTTGAAAGTgtgttttcgtttttttttccagcttgtGAGGATTTTTTCGAAATGACCACCATGACTTCCACATTGCtttcttgtttttaataataggTATAAAGTGTGTCTGATTTTGTCCTCTGACATACTTCAACATTTATTGAATATGTTTGATTTTTTGATTGTATATACAACGTGTCACGTGAGAAACGTTTTCAGAGAAACGTACGACTGCAGGAACTTTCCTTTAGCAGTTACCAGGTTAACAGAAGGAATCATTTCCTATAGCTGgataaataacattttgtgcAGTGTGTTTGATTTTATCACCAAACGCATTcaatatgaaatgtttttttgaatgttttagaaaataatttgtttgttctttttcaaTTTGCAATAAATGCTTGGTTAAACTGAACTcacctgctatatgtggttcttttccaaactgccATTTAATTGCATAGGACGTATtcagatgcgctataataaaagaagtgaattttgcattcacttgaacttggaaacccaaacctgttccagcatggcaatgcccctgtgcacaaagtgagctccttgaagatctggtttacatgctttggagaggaagatcttgagtagcctgctgtagagctctgatctcatccctactgaacacctttgggatgaatgtgaacgctgactgcaccccaggtctcctcaccttctcacctacatcagtaccctgcctttcgtaatacccttgtggctgatgaacacaaatatacataagcacacaacaaaatctagtggaacatcttcccagaagagtggatgaaATATAAGAGCGAATTGggtgaccaggtgacccaatacttttggcaatatggtgtatatatatatatatatatatatatatatatatatatatatatatatatatatatatatatatataatacagttcCCCTTCACTGGAGGCCCAATTCTGTTCCAGCACGATGATTCTCTGGTCCACAAAACATTTCCATTCCATGCTGTATTAGGGTTGAAGTGGAACAAGCGGAGGTTTCTGCACAGAACCTTGACCTCCTCAACCTTACTGTacaccttcaggatgaactggatcacagactgaaccccagacctcaGTCCTCATCCCCAGACCAACGTCATCATTCAGCATCAGCTGATCTCACTGGTTCTTTTGTATCTGaataaacagaagaaaagtGAAAGTTACTGTAACAGCAAAGAGACTGGATCTGGACTCAGCCGTTCACACTGGTGTGATGATCAACTGTCCGTATACTTTTGAACACGTAGCGTACATCTTGTGGAGTGTCCACCAGGGAGAAGACTAGAGCAGAGATGCCTGAACGGTATATTTGAATAGCTAAATTGGATCGGATATTTTTATGTTCGACATTCAAAAAATctatattatggcaagaaacacttagaaaagagaaaagtcactccatcattattttaagaaatgaaggtcagttaAGCTGAAAAGTTTCAAGAACTTTAAATAAATCCCAAAGTGCAgactccaaaaccatcaaacgttACACTGAAACAGGCTCTCACGAGGACGTCCCAGGAAAGGAAAACCaggagctacctctgctgcagaagatacGTTTATTAGAATAGCAGCCaatttacataattatatttatatattcatatatatgcaAATTCAATGATGATATTCATGAGAAGTTGTTGCTGTTGAAACTATGTCAATCAAAGAGACTTGATATTGGACAAGCTTTTTAAGTTGTATGTGTAGAACGACTTGGAGTTTTGGCCACTGCACAACACAAAGTGTCACAATATGAATTTCTACAATTTCTAAAATTTATTTCACAATTCAGTGTTTATGTTGCATCATAACTTTCAATGAACTCAATTAACCCCcccctctctcctttttttttcctttatcaCTCCCTGACAGATGTTGCTACAGCTCCACATCTGGAATCCCAGTCTCAGATTAAAGACGCAGACGGTTCTCGtcggcgaaaaaaaaaaaaaaaagaaaaagacctcGGAAAAACTGAACACGTCAGTAGCTCTGGAGAAacccccccccaaacacacacacacacacacacacacttccgctTTATTCTCAGACGTGTTCCTGACCCTCTGAATCCTCgggttatatttttattctgcatAATTTTAGTAAAGCGTTGGGGcggaaacgtgtgtgtgtgtgtccgtgtgtgtgtccgtgtgcgcgcgcgtgcctTTGCGGGAAGGAGTGGCTCCCGCGAGCGACTCTGGTCTCCATACAGATGTCAAACGAACCCTAAATGGGCTGCAGGAGGACTTTTTGAGGATTTATTTGGCGTTTGTTGGACGGAAGGAGGGTCCAGTGGAATAAAAACCCATCCAGCAATAACCGGTGAGtccagaaatctttttttaagcgcaacttttttttattttttattatggtcTCAACAGGATGTTTGGATCTCATGGCGTTCAGAAGACATCTCAAGAATAGTCCTGGTAAGGTTGTAAGAGATGGTTTAGGATTttattgtacaaataaaacGCTCTAActgaccaccaccacccccctcCCTCCACACTGAAAAACCCGGAGTAATGCCAACTTTAAGATGGAGAAAGAGGTTCCTCCTGGTCACTTCCTGAGCAGCATGCTCCTCCAACACACTCAAACCCAAAAGCTCCACATGACGCACTTTAATCCGAGTCCCAGCCCCGTGCCGGTGTTCATGTTCTTCTGACTTTACAATCATCTCATTATACTGGAGCCAAAGACACACATTGTTTTCACAGCAGCTACAAGCCTTGGCTGGGGTCCCGCTGTACCGCGCATGCGCGCTTTACCCGAACCCTcatttcactcattcacttgtttaaacagaaatatgtgatgtatttatttacagtttgttGTGACGTGGACATTAGGGTCATGTGACCGAACAAAGTAgtagtgtgttagagagagagagagagagagagagagagagagagagagatggattgaGACACAgatgaagggagagagagagagagagagagaaatagagagagagaactagaaagagagacacagatagagggaaagagagacacTCATATAGGGGAGTAATAGacaaccagagagagagagagagatggatagagacacagatgaagagagagagagagaactagaaagagag
It encodes:
- the chrna1 gene encoding acetylcholine receptor subunit alpha, with product MMISPGVFLLTWISVLLVGLGPGPGQCSADETRLIKNLFNGYNKVVRPVSHFNDAVVVTVGLQLIQLISVDEVNQIVTSNVRVKQQWKDVNLKWNPDDYGGIKKIRIPSTDIWKPDLVLYNNADGDFAIVHKTKVLLEYTGLITWNPPAIFKSYCEIVVVYFPFDLQNCSIKLGIWTYDGNLVVINPDSDRPDLSNFMESGEWVMKDYRSWKHWVYYACCPDTPYLDITYHFLMLRLPLYFIVNVIIPCMLFSFLTGLVFYLPTDSGEKMTLSISVLLSLTVFLLVIVELIPSTSSAVPLIGKYMLFTMILVIASIIITVIVINTHHRSPSTHTMSPWVRKIFIDTIPNFMFFSSMKRPSQERKDRRLSRADFDISDISGKPAPTSVTFQSPLTKNPEVQSAIEGVKYIAETMRSDEVFNNAAEEWKFVAMVLDHILLCVFMAVCIIGTAGVFVGRLFELNML